The stretch of DNA CCGACGGCACCGTGTACCGACGGTATTCCGACGGCCGCCAGGAGTGGCGGACGAAGGCGGCGGAGGGGCGCGCGTCCTGGCATGACGACCGCGGGCGCACCGGGGTCGACGAGCCGCTCGGACCGAAGATCGTGAAGCGGGAGTTCGGCGACGGAATGGTGATCTACGGCCGCGAGAACGGATTCGGCCGCACCGTCTGGAGCGACGGGATCATGACGGTGAACCGCTCCCGCTTCGGCGGACGATTCGGTGCGCTGGTCGCCGGTGTGGCGGGTACCGTGCTCGTCGCGGGACTCGTCTATCCGCCGGACAGCCTGGCTATCGGCGAGGAGGAGGCGCTGCGCGCACAGGGCGATCCGTCGAGCTCCGGCGGCGACGGCTCGAGCGGCGACACCTACTCCGACTGGGGCGACGGCGACGGCGGGAACGACGGCGGCGACTTCGGCTGATGGCGCGATTCACCGTGACGGGCGGAGTCCCGTCTCTCATCTCCGGACCGGGGGCGGCCGACGGGCCGTACCGCGCAGGCGGACTCGTCGCAGTCGGCGAGGCGACCGTGTTCGATCGGACCGCCGTTCGGCGCGCGCTGTCGTGCGATCTCCCGGACGACGTCACCGACGTCGAGCTCCTGCTGCAGGCGTACGTCGAACGCGGGTCGGCGGGTATCGCCGATGTCGAGGGCATGTTCGCGCTGGCGATCGTCGACGGCGACGATCTCGTGCTGGTCCGCGACCACGTCGGATCCCGGACCCTGTTCTATGCGCGCACGGTGAGCGGGTGGGCGGCGTCGACGTCGATCCGGGACCTCGCCCGACAACCCGGCTGCGACGACGGGCTCAACGTGCGCGCGGTCCGCTCGTTCCTCACGTTCGCGTATCTGCCGGGAGCCGAGACGTTCTTCCGCGGCGTCACCGAAGCACTTCCCGGACGAGTCCTGCGGCTGCGAGCGGACGGAACGAGCATCGAGGAGGTGTTCTGGGAGCCGGCCGAGGTCGACGATCCGCGCGATGCGCACCAGCACGCACGGGAACTCCGCCGACTGCTGGAGCGGGCCGTCGCACGCCGCCTGCCCGACGGCGAGCCGGTCGGAGTACTGCTGTCCGGAGGGGTCGACTCGAGTCTGGTCACCGCGCTCGCGGCGACCCTGCACGAGAATCCGGTCACCGCGTACTCGATCTCGTTCGACACCGACACCCCCAACGAACTCGGATACGCCGGAATGGTCGCCGCGCACTGCGGCGTCGGCCATCACGTACTGACGGTGCCGGGACAGGCGCTGGCCGACCGCATGGCCGAGACCGTCGCACTGCTCGACTGCCCGGTGGGCGACCCGTTGACCGTCCCCAACTTGATGCTCGCCGAAGCCGCTGCCGCGCAGGGGCATTCGGTGATTCTGAACGGGGAGGGCGGCGATCCGGTGTTCGGCGGTCCCAAGAATCTGCCGATGCTGATCTTCGAGTTGTTCCGCCATGAGCCCGGGACGCGGGCACGAGCGCAGGCGTACCTGCAGAGCTACCGCAAGTGTCTCGACGACCTTCCGGTGCTCCTGACGGTCGACGCGCTCGCCGATCTCGAGCAGACGGCGCCGTCGACCGAGGTCTTGGTTCCGTACCTGCAGCAAGGCGCGATGACGAGTCTGCTCAATCAGCTGCTGCACACGAACCTGCGTACGAAGGGTGCGCACCACATCCTGACCAAGGTGGAACGGTTGACGGCGGCGAGCGGCGTCGAGGGGCGCGCTCCGCTCTTCGACCGCGACATGATCGACTACGCGTTCCGGGTGCCGCCCGCACAGAAGTTGTACGGGACGAGTGAGAAGTGGATCCTCAAGCAGGCGGTGCGCGACGCGTTGCCCGCGACGATCGTCGATCGCCCGAAGAGCGGTATGCGGGTGCCGGTCCAACAGTGGCTCGACGGACCGCTCCGCGATCTGACCCATGACGTCCTGGGCTCGCGCGCGGCACTCGACCGGGGACTGCTGAACCCGGAGACCGTCCGCGCCTGGTTGCGCAAGGACGGTGCGCTGCTTCCCCGCCAGGGTGGGAAGCTGTGGCTGGTGTTGACATTGGAGTTGTGGTTGCAGTCATTCGAGGTGGGTAGATGAGCGCGCAGCGCGGGGCGTCCGACGGCGTCCGGATGAAGACCGACGCCGACTCCGTCGACGAGGTGATCGACGTCGCGAACTTCTCCGATGCGGCGTACAACGTGGTGACGCCGGTGCTCCGACTGGAACCCGCCGTCGCGCTGGCGGTGGTGTCGGCGTTCGCGGCGGTGGTGACGCGAGGCAAGGCGAGCGCGGCCGCCACCTCACCCGACGAGGACGGTGTCACCCGCTCACAGGTGTTCGAGGAGGGCGACGTCTACATGGTCGACAAGCCGTTCGACGGCTACGTCGCCGACCGGTAC from Gordonia humi encodes:
- a CDS encoding asparagine synthetase B family protein encodes the protein MARFTVTGGVPSLISGPGAADGPYRAGGLVAVGEATVFDRTAVRRALSCDLPDDVTDVELLLQAYVERGSAGIADVEGMFALAIVDGDDLVLVRDHVGSRTLFYARTVSGWAASTSIRDLARQPGCDDGLNVRAVRSFLTFAYLPGAETFFRGVTEALPGRVLRLRADGTSIEEVFWEPAEVDDPRDAHQHARELRRLLERAVARRLPDGEPVGVLLSGGVDSSLVTALAATLHENPVTAYSISFDTDTPNELGYAGMVAAHCGVGHHVLTVPGQALADRMAETVALLDCPVGDPLTVPNLMLAEAAAAQGHSVILNGEGGDPVFGGPKNLPMLIFELFRHEPGTRARAQAYLQSYRKCLDDLPVLLTVDALADLEQTAPSTEVLVPYLQQGAMTSLLNQLLHTNLRTKGAHHILTKVERLTAASGVEGRAPLFDRDMIDYAFRVPPAQKLYGTSEKWILKQAVRDALPATIVDRPKSGMRVPVQQWLDGPLRDLTHDVLGSRAALDRGLLNPETVRAWLRKDGALLPRQGGKLWLVLTLELWLQSFEVGR